The genomic DNA GGTGGAAGGGACAGCGGCCCTTGAACTCGCGCCCGGCCTTCTTGAGCTCCACGTAGCGCGAGACGAGGTTCACCAGGTCCACCCGATCGAGGACCTCCTGGATTTTATGCTCGGGGATCACGTGGCCCACCCCTGGCGTGCGGTAGGAGCGGCCCGCCGTGGTCCGCACACCGACCCCCATGGACGAGTATGGGGCAAACCCCTGACACGCGAGGAGGCGCGAGAAGGGGGAGCCGAGAATGCCCGGCGAGGGTGGGGAATGTGCGGAGGGAGGGCCATGTCGGCGCGTCGGAAGACGACCGGCATACCCTTAATGGCCGATCAGTGGCCGGGCAAGTTCAAGACCCGCCCGGCACCGCGTCGAGGCCAGGGAATGAACGGACTCAGGACAGCTTGGACAGCTGGCTCTTCACTTCCTCGGAGATGACGCGGCCCTCGGCCCGGCCCTGCAGCTTGGGGGTGAGCAGCTTCATCACGGCGCCCATGTCCTTGGCGCTCTTGGCCCCCGCGGCGCTGATGGCGGCCTGGACCTCGGCGCGCAGCTCGTCGGCGGTCAACTGCTGGGGCAGGTAGGCCTGCAGGACGGCGATTTCCTTCTCTTCCGCCTCGGCCCGGTCGGCGTGGCCTCCGGCCTTGAACTGCTCGATCGAGTCGCGGCGCTGCTTGATGAGGGTGCCGATCACCTGAAGGACGCCGGCATCGTCGAGGGCGCTGGCCCCGGGCTCGACTTCCTTGTACTTGACGGCGCTCTTGAGCATCCGCAGGACGCTGAGCTTGAGCTCTTGCTTCGACCGCATCGCGTCCTTGAGGTCGGCGTCGATTCGCTCCTTGAGGGTGGCCATACAGGTCTCCAGGCGTAGGGGGTTGAGGCGAGGGTGCTGAAAAGACGAAAGCCAGGGCGCTCGACTGACGCGGCCCTGGCTCCCGGCGATGCGGCGGCTAGTACGTCTTGCGCGCCTTCTTCACCGCGCGCTTCTTGGCCGCGAGAGCCTTCTTCTTCCGCTTCACGGAAGGCTTCTCGTAGTGCTCGCGCTTGCGGATCTCGGAGAGGATTCCTGCCTTCTCGGTGGCCTTCTTGAAGCGCTTGAGAGCGCTCTCGATGGACTCGCCGTCCTTGACTCGAATGCCGGGCATATCAGTCACCTCCTTCCGTATGCGTGGGAATGTAGGGGGCGCCGATATGACGCAGCGGCCGTGAAAACGCAAGGACGCCCTCGGAAAAGGATGGGGCGCGTGCGCTAAAGTGCATCCCCATGAGTCCCACCCTGTTGTTGCTCCTCCTCCTGACGGCCAGCCCGAGCGGCGGTCAGGGGACGGCGGGTTGCTGGACGGCCTGTCAGCGCCACGTGCGCGAGCAGGCCCTGCGTGCCCGGGTCTGCCCCCTCTGCATCACCGCGGGCCGGGGGGACGCCTGGATGGAGGAGTTGTCCAAGGCGAAATCCGATCCGGGCGCCCAGGCCGCGTTGCGCTCGGCCCTGAAGGATCAGGATTGGCGGGTGCGCTGGGGGGCGCTGCGGGTCCAGGCCAAGGCGCAGGGTCTGACCGAGCCCCGGGTCCTGGCGGACTGGTTGGCCGAGGTCCCCGCCCAGGACGAGGTGCTCGCCTGTGTGACCGCGGCGCGGGCGGCGGCCCTGTCGGACAAGTCCACCGCTCCCTATCTAAAGGATGCGGGAGCCCGGGGACCCGAGGCCGCCGCGCGCGTCTGGAACCGCCGGGAGGCCGTCCGCCAGGAGCTGGAACTGGAGGTGTACTCCGAGGACCCTTCTCTCCGGGGCGAGGCGCTGCTGCACCTGTCCACCTTCCTCGGGCGGACCCCGGCCCGGGTCCTTCTGACGGCCATGGCCCAGCGCCCCGATTCGGCCGATGCCGCCGCCGCCGCCGCGCTCCTGTGGGTCGCGGACAAACGAGGCCCCTCCGTGGGCCGCATGCTGCTCCTGGAGGCCCAGCCCCCGGATCAGCCCCTCATCAACCGCCTCTTCGCCATCTACTCCCAGCAGCTCGAGGGGTTGCAGAAGGGGCTGGCCTCCGTGGACGTCACCGAGCGGCGCGGCACCGTGCAGTCCCTGCGTCATTATGGTCCGCTCGCGCGGCGCGAGCTGGAGCGCGCCCTGACGGACGCGGATGTCTCCGTGCGCCGGTTGGCGGCCCGGGGGCTCGCCGAGTCCGAGGGGCTCTCGCTCGCGGAGGCCGCGGGCCAGCGGATTCGCGCGGACTCGGCGGACCGCGCCAGCCGGAAGGTCTGGATGGAGGCCGCCTCGGGGGGCAAGGGGTGTGAGGACTTCCTCCTGGCGGTGGCCCGTGACGAGCGCCTGGACGCGATCTCCCGGGGCGACGCGGTGGCCTGGCTCGTCGACTGTGACGAGGGCGGCCAGAAGCGTTTCGAGACACTGTCTCCCTTCCTGCGGGATTCCCAGGCGCCGGTGCGCGCCGGCGCGGTGCGGGCCCTGGCCGTCCCTCGCTCCCGGCTGGGGGATGAGGCCGTCGCCGCCGCGCTCGATGACGCCGCCCCCGAGGTCGTGGTCGCGGCCCTCTCCGTGGTGGGACAGCAGCGCCAGAAGGATCAGGCGGACACCGTGGTGGCCCTGCTCGAGTCCCCGTCGTCCGAGGTGCGCGAGGCCGCCGCCCGCACCCTGGAACGGCTCGGCCGGACCCAGGACGTCAAGCCGCTCGCCCGCCTCCTCAAGGAGGATTCCGTGGCCGCCGTCCGGGTGGCCGCCGCGGAAGCCCTGGGCGTGCTGGGGGGACCCTTCGCGGCGTCCGCGCTCAGTCAGGCCCTGAAGGATCCCGACGCCCACGTCCAACATGTCGCGCGGCGCAACCTGGGACGCCTGGGCTTCTCCCCCTGACGTCTCCCCTTGCGGGGCGGAGGGGTACGTCAGTAGGCTTTGAGGTCAGGAGAGGTGCGAATGAAGATTACACGAGCCATCGTCGTCGAGCCGAAGGCAGCCGGGCGTCGCAAGCTGACGGACGGTCTGGAGCGCGCGGGTCTCACGGTTCAGGCCACGGCGGAGTGGGAGCCCGCATCGGCCCGGGCGCAGCTGGTGGTGCTGGGACCCTCGGTGGAGCAGCCCGCGCGGGTGGCTCGTGGTGTGCGGGAGCAACTGCCGCAGGCGCTCGTGTTGGCGGCTCAGCAGACGCCCGGCCGGGCGGGGTTCGCGGATGGCGTCCTGCCCCTGCCCGTGTCCGCGAGGGATCTCCAGGTGCGCCTGCCGGAGTTGGTGAAGTTGCGGTCGCTCGGCCGGGGCACGCCCCCGCGCAAGGCCCGGATCGCTCCCTCCCCCGAGCCGGTGCGGGGTGCGTCGGACGGGCTGTTGGATCCCTTCACCCAGTTCTATGTCTTCTCGCACTTCAAGGACTTCGTCTTCGTCGAGGTGAAGCGCTCACGGCGCTACGGCCTGCCCCTGGCGCTCGCGCTGGTGGCCTTCGATGCGCTGCCCGTGCAGGCGGACCGCGAGCTGCGGGAGCAACTCTACGGAGGCCTGGCGCTCGCCATCCGCCGCGCGCTGCGCGACACGGACTTCCCCGTGCAGTACTCGGCGGATCGCGTGCTGCTGCTCCTGCCGCACACGGACCTGGCCGGAGCCCACACCGTGTCACGCCGCGTGTGCGAGCGCGTGGCCCGCTCGAGCCTCTCCTTCGATGAGCAGGTGCTGCGGCCCACCGTGTCCGTGGGGCTGGCGGCGCTCTCCCCGGGAGGCGAGGGGTCGTTCTCGGATCTCGTGCGTCAGGCGCAGCGCTCGCTGGAGACGGCGCGGGCGGCGGGCGGCAATCGCGTGGAAATGCTCGCCGAGACGCCGGGACTGCCGTCCGAGGACGAGCCGGGCTAGGGGCCGCTGATGGCCTTGCCGTCCACGCGGTTGCGGCCCGCGCGCTTGGCCCGGTAGAGGTACTTGTCCGCCGCGCCGATGATCTCCTCGGCCTGGGTGTAGTCCGAGTCGTGCAGCGTGGCCACGCCCAGGCTGATGGTCACCTTGATGGGCGTGCCGCTGAAGATGAAGTCCGTGCGGTCCACCGCCGCGCGGCAGCGCTCGGCGCACGAGAGCGCCTGCTCCTCGGCGGACTCGCGCAACATGAGGGCGAACTCCTCGCCGCCATAGCGCGCGAACAGATCCTCGGTGCGCACCGTGTCGCTCACCCGCTGCGCGATGCGCGTGAGCACGTAGTCTCCCGCCGGGTGCCCGTACACGTCGTTGATCTTCTTGAAGTGGTCCACGTCGAACATCACCAGGGACAGGGCCACCCGGTGGCGCAGGCAGTAGGCGAACTCCTTGCGCATCGTCTCCATGAAGTACTTCTTGTTGTACAGGCGCGTGAGTCCGTCGCGCGTGGCCGACTCGTAGATGCTGCGCTGGTAGGCCTCCTCCAGTTGATCCTGGATGGAGAACTTGAGCACCGTGTTGGAGCCGATCTGGATCTTGTCGCCGTCATAGAGCGGCGCGGCGCTGACCTTCAGGCCATTGAGGAAGGTGCCGTTGGTGCTGCCCAGGTCCACGACCTGGAAGCGGCCATCCCCGAGCGACACCACCTTCGCGTGCTTGCGCGAGATGCCATCATCCTCCACCTGGAACTGCGCATCCGCGCTGCGGCCCAGCACCGTCTCCGAGCGGTCCAGCTTGAACATCCGGCCGATGCCGGACGCCACCTTCGCGCTGATGACGATGAGGTACGCGCTCTGCTGGGGAGCGGCGGTCCCCAGCAGGTCCGAGATCGAATGGACGGCGGTCTTCTCGTCGGACATCGTGCCCCCATCTTATGGGCCGGGCTCTGGTGCCCGCAAGCAGGCCTCGGGCCGGACACCCCCCTATGATCGCTCCTAACGGGCGCGCTTCGACTTTTTGGCCGGCGGCGGCTGAACACTCGCGGGGCGATCGGTCATCTCGCCGACACTCGGTGTCTGAATGTAACGGGCTCGTGACTCCCTGTCCGGATGGTAGGCGATCCCATGCATGAGCTTCACCAGCGCCGCCGAGGGCGTCATGTCCCCTCCGCTCAGGGCGCCCTCGGCGAGCGCCGCCGCCCCGGCCTCATAGAGGGTGAGGTCCACGCCATTGCGGTACGCCTGGCTGACCACCAGCACCGGGACATCGCGCTCGCGCGCCTCGCGGAAGAGGGGGAGGAGGGATCTGCCGAGCTTGGGATCCGTGGGGAAGTTACCCGCTCCGTGGGCCTCCACGACGAGACCCCGCACATGGGGTAGCAGTGCCAGGGGCAGGGCGGGGTCCAGTCCCGGGAAGACCTTGAGGAGGAACACCCGGGGCTCCAGCTTCTCGCGCAGACGGAAGGGTCCCTTCTGACGCAGACCGGGAGCGAAGGTGGCGTCCACTCCGAGCGTACCCAGGAGGGGGAAGTTGGGGCTCTCGAAGGCGTCGTACTCGGACACCTTCACCTTGCGGGTGCGGTTGCCCCGGTAGAGATGGGAGTCGAAGCAGATGCTCACCTCGGGAGGGCCCTGGAGGGCGGAGAGCACCGCGTCGATGAGGTTGAGCCGCGCGTCCGAGCGGATCTCCCCCAGGGGCCGCTGGGCGCCCGTCATCACCACCGGCTTGGGCAGCCCGGGCAGCATGAAGGAGAGGGCGCTGGCGGTGTAGGCGAGCGTGTCGGTGCCGTGCGTCACCACGGCGCCGTCGAAGTCGGGCAGGCGGCGGTGCAGGTGGGCGGCCAGCCGGCTCCACAGCTCCGGCTGCATCTCCGAGCTGTCCAGGTTGGAGAAGAGCTCCAGCTCGATGTCGGCGAGCTGGAAGAGCTCGGGGCAGCGGGCCTTGAGCGTCTTGAAGAAGGCGGCGGGGCGCAGCACGGACGGACGGCCACCGGCCATCCCCAGCGTGCCGCCGGTATGCAGCAGAAGGATTCTGGGCATGGGACGGGCTCCTTCCCTGGCAGAGCCGGGGTTGCTTTACAAGCCTCGCGCGCATGGCTAAGACCGACGGTGTGCACCTCGCCCGCCGCTCCCGAATCCTCCTGGCGCTCACCCTGGCGCTGACCGCCGCCGCCTGCACCCAGAAGTCCGAGGCCTCGCCGCCGCCCGCCCCGCCGAAACCGGCTCCGGCCGCCGCGCCCGCCACCCCGGCCGCTCCGGCCGCCGCGAAGGAAGGGGGCGCGTCCCTGTCGGGCATTCCGGGCATGGACTTCTCCGCCCTCGCGCCGTCCGCCCAACGTGAGCTGTCCACCGTCTTCTCCGACGAGTTCTGCTACTGCGGTTGCCCCCACACGCTCGGGCAGTGCCTCAAGGGGCACACGGGGTGTCAACACGCCAAGCGCATGGCGCGGCTCGCCGCGAAGCAGGCCGCCGCGGGCGTTCCGGCCACGGACATCATCGTCTCCCTGTCCGAGTACTACGCCTCCTTCCGCGCGCCCCGGCAGAAGCTGGACGTGGATCCGCGCATGTGCCAGGGCGACGCCAACGCGCCCGTGACGCTGGTGGAGTTCTCCGACTTCGAGTGCCCCTACTGCGGCAAGGCCCGCCCGGTGCTCGAGTCCTTCGCCAAGAAGAACGCCAGCCGGGTGCGCTTCTGCAACGTGCCCTTCCCGCTGCCCATGCACGCCAACGCGGTGCCCGCGGGCCAGGCGGTGCTCTGGGCGCGCGATCAGGGCAAGTTCTGGGAGATGCACGACGCGCTCTTCGAGAACGCGCAGAAGCTGTCCATCCCCTCCATCGTGGAGCTGGCCAACAAGCTCGGGCTCAAGGGCGCGGAGCTGCAGAAGGCGCTCCAGGCGGGCACCTACGCCCAGGAGCTGGAGAAGTACAAGTCGCTCGGCAACGCCGCCAACATCCGTGGCACGCCCAGCCTCTTCTTCAACGGCCGCTTCTACGACATCCAGGTGGGCATCACCGAGGACGTGCTCGCCCACACGCTCGAGGATGAGATCGAGTGGCGCACGAACAACAACGCCTGGGCCGCGGACTGACGGATTCATGAGTCAGCGCTTCCGCATCGACGGCGCCCACCTCGTTCCCGACGAGCGCGCCGGTGCCTCGCAGCAGCCGTCATCGCCCCCCGCGTTGGCGGGCCGGGCGGGCTCGTACGTCCTCCAGGCCACGTCGCCCGACCTGCTCGTCTTCTCGCGCTCGCCCGCGGAGGGCGGTTCGGTGCCCACGCCCCGCGTGGTGCTCTCGGGGGATGCGTCCGGTTTCCCGCTGGCGGACCTCATCGCCTTCCTCAGTCAGGCGCGCTGGAGCGGCGTCCTCCGGGTGCAGGCCCCCGGCGGTGAGCGCTCGGTCGTGCTGCGTGAGGGTGAGGTGCGGGGGGCCACGTCGGACGTGGCGGCGGATCGGCTCGGCGAGGTGCTCGTGCGCCTGGGCTACGTGGAGCGCCCCGTGCTGGAGGCGGTGTTGCGCGAGCAGCCGCCCTCCAAGATTGGCCGCACGCTGGTGGAGCGCGGCATCCTCCAGGCGCATGATCTCTTCCGGTGCGTCACCCACCAGGTGAGCGAGATCTTCCACGCCATCGTCCTGTGCCGCGAGGGCAGCTTCTTCCTCGTGGATCAGCCGGTGGAGGACAAGCTCGGCCACAACATCCAGCTGTCCACGCAGAGCCTGCTGATGGACAGCATCCGGAAGATCGACGAGCTGGCGC from Melittangium boletus DSM 14713 includes the following:
- a CDS encoding GatB/YqeY domain-containing protein, whose translation is MATLKERIDADLKDAMRSKQELKLSVLRMLKSAVKYKEVEPGASALDDAGVLQVIGTLIKQRRDSIEQFKAGGHADRAEAEEKEIAVLQAYLPQQLTADELRAEVQAAISAAGAKSAKDMGAVMKLLTPKLQGRAEGRVISEEVKSQLSKLS
- the rpsU gene encoding 30S ribosomal protein S21, with the translated sequence MPGIRVKDGESIESALKRFKKATEKAGILSEIRKREHYEKPSVKRKKKALAAKKRAVKKARKTY
- a CDS encoding HEAT repeat domain-containing protein, encoding MSPTLLLLLLLTASPSGGQGTAGCWTACQRHVREQALRARVCPLCITAGRGDAWMEELSKAKSDPGAQAALRSALKDQDWRVRWGALRVQAKAQGLTEPRVLADWLAEVPAQDEVLACVTAARAAALSDKSTAPYLKDAGARGPEAAARVWNRREAVRQELELEVYSEDPSLRGEALLHLSTFLGRTPARVLLTAMAQRPDSADAAAAAALLWVADKRGPSVGRMLLLEAQPPDQPLINRLFAIYSQQLEGLQKGLASVDVTERRGTVQSLRHYGPLARRELERALTDADVSVRRLAARGLAESEGLSLAEAAGQRIRADSADRASRKVWMEAASGGKGCEDFLLAVARDERLDAISRGDAVAWLVDCDEGGQKRFETLSPFLRDSQAPVRAGAVRALAVPRSRLGDEAVAAALDDAAPEVVVAALSVVGQQRQKDQADTVVALLESPSSEVREAAARTLERLGRTQDVKPLARLLKEDSVAAVRVAAAEALGVLGGPFAASALSQALKDPDAHVQHVARRNLGRLGFSP
- a CDS encoding diguanylate cyclase; this encodes MKITRAIVVEPKAAGRRKLTDGLERAGLTVQATAEWEPASARAQLVVLGPSVEQPARVARGVREQLPQALVLAAQQTPGRAGFADGVLPLPVSARDLQVRLPELVKLRSLGRGTPPRKARIAPSPEPVRGASDGLLDPFTQFYVFSHFKDFVFVEVKRSRRYGLPLALALVAFDALPVQADRELREQLYGGLALAIRRALRDTDFPVQYSADRVLLLLPHTDLAGAHTVSRRVCERVARSSLSFDEQVLRPTVSVGLAALSPGGEGSFSDLVRQAQRSLETARAAGGNRVEMLAETPGLPSEDEPG
- a CDS encoding GGDEF domain-containing protein — its product is MSDEKTAVHSISDLLGTAAPQQSAYLIVISAKVASGIGRMFKLDRSETVLGRSADAQFQVEDDGISRKHAKVVSLGDGRFQVVDLGSTNGTFLNGLKVSAAPLYDGDKIQIGSNTVLKFSIQDQLEEAYQRSIYESATRDGLTRLYNKKYFMETMRKEFAYCLRHRVALSLVMFDVDHFKKINDVYGHPAGDYVLTRIAQRVSDTVRTEDLFARYGGEEFALMLRESAEEQALSCAERCRAAVDRTDFIFSGTPIKVTISLGVATLHDSDYTQAEEIIGAADKYLYRAKRAGRNRVDGKAISGP
- a CDS encoding asparaginase, with the protein product MPRILLLHTGGTLGMAGGRPSVLRPAAFFKTLKARCPELFQLADIELELFSNLDSSEMQPELWSRLAAHLHRRLPDFDGAVVTHGTDTLAYTASALSFMLPGLPKPVVMTGAQRPLGEIRSDARLNLIDAVLSALQGPPEVSICFDSHLYRGNRTRKVKVSEYDAFESPNFPLLGTLGVDATFAPGLRQKGPFRLREKLEPRVFLLKVFPGLDPALPLALLPHVRGLVVEAHGAGNFPTDPKLGRSLLPLFREARERDVPVLVVSQAYRNGVDLTLYEAGAAALAEGALSGGDMTPSAALVKLMHGIAYHPDRESRARYIQTPSVGEMTDRPASVQPPPAKKSKRAR
- a CDS encoding DsbA family protein, which gives rise to MAKTDGVHLARRSRILLALTLALTAAACTQKSEASPPPAPPKPAPAAAPATPAAPAAAKEGGASLSGIPGMDFSALAPSAQRELSTVFSDEFCYCGCPHTLGQCLKGHTGCQHAKRMARLAAKQAAAGVPATDIIVSLSEYYASFRAPRQKLDVDPRMCQGDANAPVTLVEFSDFECPYCGKARPVLESFAKKNASRVRFCNVPFPLPMHANAVPAGQAVLWARDQGKFWEMHDALFENAQKLSIPSIVELANKLGLKGAELQKALQAGTYAQELEKYKSLGNAANIRGTPSLFFNGRFYDIQVGITEDVLAHTLEDEIEWRTNNNAWAAD